The following coding sequences lie in one Oncorhynchus kisutch isolate 150728-3 linkage group LG17, Okis_V2, whole genome shotgun sequence genomic window:
- the LOC109884259 gene encoding uncharacterized protein LOC109884259, which produces MGMEDQETELPMVPEICFDPLFIDEEDKYGDDGVEEETGASFQPLLGVTGTDTVLTGSAHSQSSLSDTCKETHLDETQARFKDMDTMFRSRVGETTDSFGSHLSTTAQINTHLSGLGQIQPHLSGLGQIQPHHNGLGQIQPHLSGLGQIQPHLSGVGQIQPHLSGLGQILPHLSGVGQNQPHLSGLGQIQPHLSGLGQNQPHLSGVGRNKPHLSGLGQNQPHLSGLGQNQPHLSGLGQNQPHLSGLGQNQPHLSGVGQIQPHLSGVGQIQPHLSGLGQNKPHLSGLGQIQPHLREMDDLLKSCEDMTGVSIASCLSTMYTDTHLSGPAQNQNQSDIQKMVAMMGSCGGNECHTGGSILTYTDTHVEESRNLCQSHLKEVESILDQSGATGAAVQPQLPPLTAAGTQLSGTMAEYQTELMAMLAMLENCMEEAGITFDPLEWTYPSLPKGYGQPNPNMKKVTQDRHMERGVATQGHKESVGCVDMKPYLGSTFGQFEPPSYQAISTERHSDELGDCGDTHTRGSMSTVVCDEDTEGHISGVSVGDTEAHIIWGQQLETGLGGVEMRGSVQELEVLGTALEGCIEEVEKLEKRRNELMGELQALREEKTGTEEGSEGGQAAQLSQVLNIEADGRREARMREWQSLRAERSEEERRLSSVRLERQGLQEEMRRLKRRLFSVARECAHTQVTLATQQREVALLKKEQLELDAVIIKLTEEVSQLRSTHQSQLSTLQSQLQTHSQTPNPIEEMTQSKRNSCGELQQYLQGGLKALEERYEPMLLALLKRREGTSEALVKARQQAQELRARRGPLREEGQRLGLQRACLEERLKLTETHRREDVEQYKETVDMLEETSREQKMELQIQKRKTKEMEELRDSLTKEVYLYRGIVEDHNKNDLTSVREET; this is translated from the exons GGTATGGAAGACCAAGAGACTGAGCTGCCGATGGTCCCGGAAATCTGCTTCGATCCGCTGTTCATCGACGAGGAAGATAAGTATGGGGACGATGGTGTTGAAGAGGAGACAGGCGCTTCATTCCAGCCTCTACTGGGAGTTACCGGTACAGACACAGTCCTGACGGGCTCAGCTCACAGTCAGTCCTCCCTATCGGATACCTGCAAAGAGACACACCTGGATGAGACACAAGCCCGGTTCAAGGACATGGACACCATGTTTAGAAGTCGTGTCGGAGAAACGACAGACTCTTTTGGGTCTCACCTGTCGACGACGGCCCAAATTAACACACACCTTAGTGGGTTAGGACAGATCCAGCCACACCTTAGTGGGTTAGGACAGATCCAGCCACACCATAATGGGTTAGGACAGATCCAGCCACACCTTAGTGGGTTAGGACAGATCCAGCCACACCTTAGTGGGGTAGGACAGATCCAGCCTCACCTTAGTGGGTTAGGACAGATCCTGCCACACCTTAGTGGGGTAGGACAGAACCAGCCACACCTTAGTGGGTTAGGACAGATCCAGCCACACCTTAGTGGGTTAGGACAGAACCAGCCACACCTTAGTGGGGTAGGACGGAACAAGCCACACCTTAGTGGGTTAGGACAGAACCAGCCACACCTTAGTGGGTTAGGACAGAACCAGCCACACCTTAGTGGGTTAGGACAGAACCAGCCACACCTTAGTGGGTTAGGACAGAACCAGCCACACCTTAGTGGGGTAGGACAGATCCAGCCACACCTTAGTGGGGTAGGacagattcaaccacaccttAGTGGGTTAGGACAGAACAAGCCACACCTTAGTGGGTTAGGACAGATTCAACCACACCTGAGGGAGATGGATGACCTATTGAAGAGTTGTGAGGACATGACAGGTGTCTCCATTGCCTCCTGCCTGTCCAccatgtacacagacacacacctgtctggaCCAGCTCAGAACCAGAACCAGTCAGACATACAGAAGATGGTTGCTATGATGGGGAGCTGTGGTGGTAATGAGTGTCACACAGGTGGATCCATCCtgacctacacagacacacacgtggaGGAGTCTAGAAACCTGTGCCAAAGTCACCTGAAGGAGGTGGAATCCATTTTGGATCAGAGTGGAGCCACAGGAGCCGCTGTCCAGCCTCAGTTGCCTCCTCTTACCGCCGCAGGCACTCAACTGAGTGGCACTATGGCTGAGTATCAGACCGAGCTAATGGCGATGCTGGCCATGTTAGAGAACTGTATGGAGGAGGCAGGGATTACCTTTGACCCTTTAGAGTGGACTTACCCTAGTTTACCCAAAGGATACGGCCAACCCAACCCCAACATGAAAAAGGTAACACAAGACAGACACATGGAGAGAGGAGTAGCAACACAAGGGCACAAGGAGTCTGTGGGATGTGTGGATATGAAGCCATATTTGGGAAGTACCTTTGGCCAATTTGAGCCCCCAAGCTACCAAGCTATCTCCACAGAAAGACACTCGGATGAGTTAGGAGACTGTGGAGATACACACACAAGAGGGTCCATGTCCACGGTGGTGTGTGACGAGGACACAGAAGGACACATCTCCGGTGTTTCTGTGGGGGACACAGAGGCTCACATTATCTGGGGTCAACAACTAGAGACAGGGCTAGGAGGGGTGGAGATGAGGGGATCCGTGCAGGAGTTGGAGGTGCTGGGTACTGCGCTAGAGGGGTGCATCGAGGAGGTGGAGAAACTGGAGAAGAGACGGAATGAACTGATGGGAGAGCTGCAGGCActgagagaggagaagacggggacagaggaagggagtgaAGGAGGGCAGGCGGCACAGTTAAGCCAGGTGCTGAATATTGAGGCAGACGGGAGGAGGGAGGCGCGGATGAGGGAGTGGCAGTCTTTGAGGGctgagaggagtgaggaggagaggaggctgtccAGTGTGCGTCTGGAGAGGCAGGGTCttcaggaggagatgaggaggctGAAGAGGAGGCTGTTCTCTGTCGCCAGGGAGTGTGCTCACACCCAGGTCACCCTGGCAACCCAGCAGCGTGAGGTTGCCCTGCTAAAAAAAGAACAG CTGGAACTTGACGCAGTGATCATCAAGCTGACTGAGGAGGTGTCTCAGCTTCGCTCCACCCACCAGTCCCAGCTCTCCACTCTGCAGTCCCAGCTCCAGACCCACAGCCAGACACCCAACCCCATAGAGGAGATGACCCAGAGCAAGAGGAACTCCTGTGGGGAGTTACAGCAGTACCTACAGGGGGGGCTCAAGGCCCTGGAGGAAAG gtaTGAGCCAATGCTGCTGGCCCTGTTGAAGCGGAGGGAGGGGACGTCAGAGGCCCTGGTgaaggccaggcagcaggcccaGGAGCTGAGGGCCCGCCGGGGGCCCctgagggaggagggacagaggctGGGGCTGCAGAGAGCCTGCCTGGAGGAGAGACTCAAACTGACggagacacacaggagagaggacgtGGAGCAGTATAag GAGACAGTGGACATGCTGGAGGAGACTAGCAGAGAGCAGAAGATGGAGCTACAAATTCAGAAGAGGAAAACCAAGGAGATGGAGGAACTGAGAGACAGTCTTACGAAAGAAGTCTACCTGTACAG AGGCATCGTCGAGGACCATAACAAGAATGATCTAACCAGTGTGAGGGAGGAAACATGA